One Halarcobacter ebronensis genomic window carries:
- the nifT gene encoding putative nitrogen fixation protein NifT has translation MAKVMLREDDGVIYFYVAKKDMEETIESLEFDTENNWGGEVELSNGETWWIQPGPKNLPKEEVCKKISD, from the coding sequence ATGGCAAAAGTAATGCTTAGAGAAGATGATGGTGTAATATATTTTTATGTTGCAAAGAAAGATATGGAAGAGACAATAGAGAGCCTAGAATTTGATACAGAAAACAACTGGGGTGGAGAGGTAGAACTTTCAAATGGTGAGACATGGTGGATTCAACCAGGACCTAAAAATTTACCAAAAGAAGAAGTTTGTAAAAAGATTTCTGATTAA
- the modA gene encoding molybdate ABC transporter substrate-binding protein: protein MFKKILIIILLSTLFVYADDLKVAAGAGYKKVVTKIINEYEKNGKKIDGFFGNMKQVSSQAKQTDIALVIGDKNFILNKSGLEVDSFITLGEGKVAIAYAKGIKPLNSSKDLLDKEIKRIAIPQPKKAIYGIAGEEFLKNESLYDKVKDRLYVVATVPQSLTYLITKEVDASIINLTAALENKDKIGGYIIVNSNSYSKIEIGVAKLKNCNEQCEEFIQFLQNEKSKEIFNTYGL from the coding sequence ATGTTTAAAAAGATTCTTATTATAATTTTACTTAGTACACTTTTTGTATATGCAGATGATTTAAAAGTTGCTGCTGGTGCAGGATATAAAAAAGTGGTTACTAAAATAATCAATGAGTATGAAAAAAATGGTAAAAAAATTGATGGTTTTTTTGGGAATATGAAACAAGTTAGTTCTCAAGCAAAACAAACCGATATTGCATTAGTTATCGGAGATAAAAATTTTATCCTTAATAAAAGTGGCTTAGAAGTAGATTCATTTATTACTCTTGGAGAGGGCAAAGTTGCAATTGCTTATGCTAAAGGTATTAAACCCTTAAACTCTTCAAAAGATTTGTTAGATAAAGAGATAAAAAGGATTGCAATACCACAACCTAAAAAGGCTATTTATGGAATTGCTGGTGAAGAGTTCTTAAAAAATGAAAGCCTATATGACAAAGTTAAAGATAGACTCTATGTGGTTGCAACTGTACCCCAATCTTTAACCTATCTTATTACAAAAGAGGTTGATGCAAGTATTATAAATCTTACAGCAGCTTTAGAGAACAAAGATAAAATTGGTGGATACATAATAGTTAACTCAAACTCATACTCTAAAATAGAGATTGGTGTAGCTAAACTTAAAAATTGTAATGAACAATGCGAAGAGTTTATTCAGTTTTTACAAAATGAGAAATCAAAAGAGATTTTTAATACTTATGGATTATAA
- a CDS encoding aldo/keto reductase, with translation MHVATLEATLDYAKKFSTYKDFYIKHNNLIFSKLGLGTFNKEPYKEENYLFHYIEGVKAAIKNGINFIDSASNYRYGQSEKEIGIALKELFDENAIKREELIICSKGGFIQLEYPFPENPYEWIEENIIEKKFATKDDIELDQHCMTADFIEWSCKKSLENMGIDSFDIYYLHNPEMQLLKLGKSKFLKRVESIFKKFEKMADQGLINYYGVATWNGFINDGTINELINLEDLVEIAKKVGGKDHRFKYIQSPFNMGKTSIYTLPTQYVKHEKCTLLQAAHRLGIGVISSSSLLQMNLFKKSIKPETGYLLDPNMILKNDIQLALQFVRSTPGIISSLFASKVPVHIKENLEITKIKASPRANYDLIYKV, from the coding sequence ATGCACGTAGCAACATTAGAAGCAACATTAGATTATGCAAAAAAATTTTCAACTTACAAAGACTTCTACATAAAACACAATAATCTTATATTTTCGAAACTTGGACTTGGAACCTTTAATAAAGAACCTTATAAAGAAGAGAATTATCTATTTCACTATATTGAAGGGGTAAAAGCAGCTATCAAAAATGGTATAAACTTTATAGATAGTGCAAGTAATTATAGATATGGTCAAAGCGAAAAAGAGATAGGAATAGCTCTAAAGGAGCTGTTTGATGAAAATGCAATTAAAAGAGAAGAGTTAATTATCTGTTCAAAAGGTGGATTTATTCAACTTGAGTATCCTTTTCCTGAAAATCCATATGAGTGGATTGAAGAGAATATTATTGAAAAAAAATTTGCAACAAAAGATGATATAGAACTTGACCAACACTGCATGACGGCAGATTTTATTGAGTGGTCATGTAAAAAATCTTTGGAAAATATGGGTATTGATTCTTTTGATATCTACTATTTACACAATCCAGAGATGCAACTACTTAAACTTGGAAAAAGTAAATTTCTAAAAAGAGTTGAATCAATTTTTAAAAAATTTGAAAAAATGGCAGACCAAGGTTTAATAAACTATTATGGTGTTGCCACTTGGAATGGTTTTATAAATGATGGAACTATAAATGAACTAATAAATTTAGAAGATTTAGTAGAGATTGCAAAAAAAGTTGGAGGGAAAGATCATAGATTTAAGTATATTCAAAGCCCATTTAATATGGGGAAAACCTCTATATATACCCTTCCAACCCAATATGTAAAACATGAAAAATGTACTCTTTTACAAGCAGCACATAGATTGGGAATTGGTGTTATTTCTAGTTCATCACTTCTTCAAATGAATCTATTTAAAAAATCAATCAAACCTGAAACTGGTTACTTGCTTGATCCAAATATGATTTTGAAAAATGATATTCAACTAGCTCTTCAATTTGTAAGATCAACCCCTGGAATTATTAGTTCACTTTTTGCTTCAAAAGTGCCTGTTCATATAAAAGAGAATTTAGAGATTACAAAAATCAAAGCTAGCCCTAGAGCAAACTACGACTTGATATATAAAGTATGA
- the modD gene encoding ModD protein produces the protein MFNLTNSELENYIQEDIPYFDLTTSLQKCKDKKAQLEVYTREDIVVSCTEEAANIAKLLNCEVESFVKSCNFIKKGDTLLKYSGEYEDIHKAWRSTQMFLEYSCKISTHAYKMKKKIDEVNSSCELLTTRKTFPFSKRFCIKAVICGGANPHRLGLSESILFFDGHRLIYKDNKEFYEAIKDIKSKISEKKIGVESESYEDAIELMKYGADTIQLDKVDLETLEKIVSYKNVNFPNIKVLAAGGINLSNVQEYAKCGIDGVVTSSVYVCGLANLSSRIQIIE, from the coding sequence ATGTTTAATTTAACAAATTCAGAATTGGAAAATTATATCCAAGAGGATATTCCATATTTTGATTTAACTACAAGCTTACAAAAATGTAAGGATAAAAAAGCACAACTTGAAGTCTATACAAGAGAGGATATTGTGGTCTCTTGTACAGAAGAGGCTGCAAATATAGCAAAACTTCTTAACTGTGAAGTTGAGTCTTTTGTAAAAAGTTGTAACTTTATAAAAAAAGGTGATACTCTTTTAAAATATAGTGGAGAGTATGAAGATATTCACAAAGCTTGGAGATCTACACAGATGTTTTTGGAATATAGTTGCAAAATCTCGACCCATGCTTATAAAATGAAAAAAAAGATTGATGAAGTTAACAGTTCATGTGAATTGCTTACAACAAGAAAGACCTTTCCTTTTTCAAAGAGATTTTGTATTAAAGCAGTTATTTGTGGAGGAGCAAATCCACATAGACTTGGGCTTTCAGAATCAATACTATTTTTTGATGGACATAGATTAATCTATAAAGATAATAAAGAGTTTTATGAAGCTATAAAAGATATTAAAAGTAAAATCAGTGAGAAAAAAATTGGTGTTGAGAGTGAAAGTTATGAAGATGCCATTGAACTTATGAAATATGGTGCTGATACAATACAACTTGATAAAGTCGATTTAGAAACTTTAGAAAAAATAGTATCTTACAAAAATGTAAACTTCCCAAATATTAAAGTTCTTGCAGCAGGGGGAATAAATCTCTCAAATGTACAAGAGTATGCAAAATGTGGGATAGATGGGGTGGTTACTAGTTCAGTTTATGTTTGTGGTTTAGCAAATCTAAGTAGTAGAATCCAAATCATAGAGTAA
- a CDS encoding L-aspartate oxidase, protein MIYDIVVVGGGVAGLMAAIEAKTDTNKVALITKGNIFKSNSAMASGGINAVLKPEDKEAIESHIEDTFKSSKGLGNRKNITYMCKRASQIISKLVRYGVPFDRDEKGNIAQRPFGGAGINRTCYVGDKTGGAITQALIKKAKECGITFLVNTYVLNITKDKKSVCGVVALRRIDSTVLVYPAKAVVLAGGGYAGIYRGNSTNAQDYTGDLLAVALRAGLALKDMEFVQFHPTGIAKTNYLVTEAARGEGGYLINSDGERFVNELDTRDKIAKAILEEKEKGHKVYIDLRHLGVEKIEKKLPSLYSVAFNQVGVDISKELLEIKPVAHYTMGGVNCNMCETKIAGLFVCGEMAANGIHGANRLGGNSLLEGTVFGELAGQKALQYAKGKEFLPIDYNDVIKDIKIVDKIFAGDTSKNFNAIRVSLGNSMFNDVGIIRSKSSLVRAFDYVKYLRNQSYSLHCINKERRNNVELVSILELRNALEVSEAVILSAKKRKESRGAHHRSDYVEQKEKYQKHILVKEIQKGFFKLEFEEKGFLNRVRDFIINKH, encoded by the coding sequence ATGATATATGATATAGTTGTAGTAGGGGGTGGAGTAGCTGGATTAATGGCTGCTATTGAAGCAAAAACAGATACAAATAAAGTTGCACTTATAACCAAAGGAAATATCTTTAAATCAAACTCTGCCATGGCAAGTGGTGGAATAAATGCAGTTTTAAAACCTGAAGACAAAGAGGCAATAGAGTCTCATATTGAAGATACTTTTAAATCTTCTAAAGGATTAGGTAATAGAAAAAATATTACTTATATGTGTAAAAGGGCTTCTCAAATTATCTCAAAACTTGTTAGATATGGGGTACCTTTTGATAGAGATGAAAAGGGAAATATTGCCCAAAGACCTTTTGGTGGAGCGGGGATCAATAGAACCTGTTATGTAGGGGATAAAACAGGTGGAGCAATTACTCAAGCTCTTATAAAAAAAGCAAAAGAGTGTGGTATAACTTTTTTAGTAAATACCTATGTTCTAAATATAACAAAAGATAAAAAATCTGTTTGTGGAGTTGTGGCTCTTAGAAGAATTGACTCAACAGTTTTAGTATATCCAGCTAAAGCAGTTGTTCTTGCTGGCGGTGGTTATGCAGGGATTTACAGAGGAAATTCTACAAATGCACAAGATTATACAGGTGACCTGCTTGCTGTTGCTCTAAGAGCTGGACTTGCATTAAAAGATATGGAGTTTGTACAGTTTCACCCAACAGGTATTGCAAAAACAAACTATCTTGTTACAGAAGCAGCTAGAGGTGAAGGTGGTTATCTTATAAACAGTGATGGGGAACGTTTTGTAAATGAGCTTGACACTAGAGATAAAATTGCAAAAGCTATTTTAGAAGAGAAGGAAAAAGGTCATAAAGTATATATAGATCTAAGACATTTAGGAGTAGAGAAGATAGAGAAAAAACTTCCCTCTTTATACAGTGTTGCTTTTAACCAAGTTGGTGTTGATATTAGCAAAGAGTTATTGGAGATAAAACCTGTTGCACACTACACAATGGGTGGAGTTAATTGCAATATGTGTGAAACAAAAATTGCTGGTCTTTTTGTTTGTGGAGAGATGGCTGCTAATGGTATCCATGGAGCAAATAGACTTGGAGGAAACTCTTTACTTGAAGGTACTGTTTTTGGAGAACTTGCAGGACAAAAAGCTTTACAATATGCAAAAGGAAAAGAGTTCCTACCAATAGATTACAATGATGTAATCAAAGATATTAAAATTGTTGATAAAATATTTGCTGGAGACACTTCTAAAAACTTTAATGCAATTAGAGTTTCACTAGGAAATTCAATGTTTAATGATGTGGGTATTATTAGAAGTAAAAGCAGTCTTGTTAGGGCATTTGACTATGTTAAATATTTAAGAAATCAATCATATTCTCTACATTGTATAAATAAAGAGAGAAGAAATAATGTTGAGTTAGTCTCAATTTTGGAGTTAAGAAACGCTCTTGAAGTATCAGAAGCTGTAATTCTTTCAGCTAAAAAAAGAAAAGAGAGTAGAGGAGCTCACCATAGAAGCGACTATGTAGAACAAAAAGAGAAATACCAAAAACATATTTTGGTAAAAGAGATACAAAAAGGCTTTTTCAAATTGGAGTTTGAAGAGAAAGGCTTTTTAAATAGAGTTAGAGACTTCATTATAAACAAACATTAA
- the modB gene encoding molybdate ABC transporter permease subunit, producing the protein MEGIVIEQLTTPLWLSFKAILVTAILFLLIGVPIAYLLSKKTLPFRWLLDTLVTLPLIFPPIAVGFFLLLLLGKHGFIGELLLKLNIEIIFSFTGIIIAAFIAGLPLMVKPLQAGIEQFPKEIKEASYLSGKSNFHTFIFVILPTIKNALIVALLISTARALGEVGITLMLGGNIIGKTDTISLAIYNAVFDGDYDLALILSGILVFISILFFIALNFFDKKTKLSK; encoded by the coding sequence GTGGAAGGTATTGTAATTGAACAGCTTACAACACCTTTATGGCTTAGTTTTAAAGCAATTCTTGTAACTGCAATACTTTTTTTACTAATAGGTGTACCAATTGCCTATTTGTTATCTAAAAAAACTCTTCCTTTTAGATGGCTTTTGGACACCCTTGTTACCCTTCCACTTATTTTCCCTCCAATTGCAGTAGGATTTTTTCTACTTCTACTTTTAGGTAAACATGGTTTTATAGGAGAGCTTCTTTTAAAACTGAATATTGAGATAATCTTTAGTTTTACAGGTATTATAATTGCTGCTTTTATTGCAGGTCTTCCTCTTATGGTAAAACCTTTACAAGCAGGGATTGAACAATTTCCAAAGGAGATAAAAGAGGCCTCATATTTAAGTGGCAAATCAAACTTTCATACCTTTATTTTTGTTATTTTACCTACAATTAAAAATGCTCTTATTGTTGCACTACTTATCTCAACTGCAAGAGCTTTGGGAGAGGTGGGAATAACTTTGATGTTAGGGGGAAATATCATAGGAAAAACTGATACTATCTCACTGGCAATTTATAATGCAGTATTTGATGGAGATTATGATTTAGCCCTTATACTAAGTGGTATATTGGTTTTTATCTCAATTTTGTTTTTTATTGCCCTAAACTTTTTTGACAAAAAGACAAAATTGTCAAAGTAA